A single region of the Silene latifolia isolate original U9 population chromosome 8, ASM4854445v1, whole genome shotgun sequence genome encodes:
- the LOC141595668 gene encoding uncharacterized protein LOC141595668: MAFHDFEIFTLSDSTPFRTLVVTEPMGYLCFEEESVFSPRAKFAIERARNGSVHIRSCYNNKYWTRDSSNNVMAIADEPVEDELSGRNTLFRPSFEANNTVRFSRVPTGTVGMRPPEHMLRWCLTVSSQQVIPALANYFDPASKIKLPTRVAFKGGVGDGNRYLATESKTQWNSFRENDYRSLGANYIIHHTNNGDIRVKNMQANKWWTTDRNIIKSSFGGDVSDTNPNILFEVIKIDGNEIVLRYRGNNRFCIDQFVMYVADSITDSRAGYMKVVEPLISRNVTVHNPDFKLETVRIYNHSQDRILAFTDVVNGGSTDLVIEKTLSQQVTRTKAWRKSQSLMLGTSMTFSSGIPKLGIGLEITFEGQFTKEYEWSQSEETTDLISETVTVTVPPGKTTRILLMASSASFDIPFSYTQTDRYVTGEAPVTTVLDDGVFSGSNVYYFYIKTEETLL; this comes from the exons ATGGCATTCCATGATTTTGAGATTTTCACTTTGAGTGATTCAACTCCATTCAGAACCTTGGTGGTAACCGAGCCTATGGGTTATCTCTGTTTCGAAGAAGAAAGCGTGTTCAGCCCAAGAGCTAAATTCGCAATCGAACGTGCTCGAAATGGCTCGGTTCACATCAGGAGTTGCTACAACAACAAGTATTGGACTAG GGATTCGAGCAACAATGTAATGGCAATAGCAGATGAACCAGTGGAAGACGAGTTATCGGGAAGAAATACATTGTTTAGACCGAGCTTTGAGGCGAATAATACAGTCAGGTTTAGCCGTGTCCCAACTGGTACAGTTGGCATGAGGCCGCCCGAGCACATGTTACGGTGGTGTTTGACAGTGAGCAGCCAGCAAGTAATTCCGGCTTTGGCCAACTACTTTGATCCGGCTTCTAAAATAAAGCTGCCAACACGTGTGGCGTTTAAAGGGGGCGTGGGTGACGGTAACAGATATCTGGCTACTGAGTCCAAGACCCAGTGGAATTCGTTTAGGGAAAACGATTACAGATCACTAGGGGCCAACTACATCATCCACCACACCAACAATGGCGACATTCGAGTCAAGAACATGCAAGCAAACAAGTGGTGGACGACTGACCGTAATATTATTAAATCCAGCTTTGGTGGCGACGTGTCCGACACCAACCCTAATATCTTGTTTGAGGTCATCAAAATAGATGGCAACGAGATAGTGCTTCGTTACCGAGGCAACAACCGATTCTGTATTGATCAATTTGTGATGTATGTAGCAGACTCAATTACTGACTCCCGTGCCGGCTACATGAAGGTGGTTGAGCCGCTAATCTCGAGGAATGTCACGGTCCACAATCCTGATTTTAAGCTGGAAACAGTCCGGATTTACAACCACTCACAAGATAGGATTCTAGCATTCACCGACGTCGTCAACGGCGGCAGCACAGATCTCGTAATAGAGAAAACACTATCACAGCAAGTGACTAGAACCAAAGCCTGGCGTAAAAGTCAATCACTAATGCTGGGTACAAGTATGACTTTCAGCAGTGGAATCCCCAAGCTCGGCATCGGCCTTGAAATTACATTTGAAGGGCAGTTCACCAAGGAGTATGAATGGTCTCAATCTGAGGAAACAACTGATTTAATTTCTGAAACAGTGACTGTAACTGTCCCACCCGGGAAAACTACTAGAATTCTACTTATGGCCTCCAGTGCTTCCTTTGATATCCCTTTCTCTTACACTCAGACTGACCGATATGTCACCGGTGAAGCACCCGTCACCACTGTACTCGATGATGGCGTTTTTTCCGGTTCCAATGTCTACTATTTCTATATCAAGACTGAAGAGACCTTGCTTTGA
- the LOC141595669 gene encoding uncharacterized protein LOC141595669, with amino-acid sequence MWVGNEECEEAVERGIARGRGSLVRVLGECAAELRRWKGTSISQIGRGIGNKQRLLNTLNAAERTEANVQKRRKLIAELANLRKQEEQYWRQRSRTLWLKDGDKNTKFFHLRAGERKQKNYIAKLVDDEGVIRTGDEEVARVANGYFQNLFLTSNPVVPPDLLAGVESRVSDEMNRGLRREYQEEENLEALSQMHPLKAPGPDGMNGLFYQTYWGHLGTEVISTVLAILRGELSPRALNKTNIVLIPKKKAPDKIRDFRPISLCNVAYKLVSKVLANRLKEFLGEIVSENQSAFTPGRAISDNVMIAFEIFHHMKNSQSKEGYMALKLDMAKAYDRVEWVFLERVLNAIGFDRAWISRVMECVTTVSFSVLINGHPSSEFRPSRGLRQGDPLSPYLFILCAEVLSSQMRRAVETGCLHGVRITNFAPAVSHLLFADDSIFFARANIGEADKINDILHRYEDASGQLVSLDKTTVSFSKGVPIQKRSNLATRLGVAEVAEQTRYLGLPTVVGRSKKALTDILRDKLSKRLNGWRGKMLSRAGREVLIKAVANSLHTYVMSIFKIPAQFCVELRSLISRFWWGHEEGKRGISWVSWKRLCQPKSIGGMGFRDFHMFNLALIGKQVWRLVTEPDSLWARIMSAKYYPGGDVMSACLGSNPSYTWRGIVEARNALGNGWRRRIGNGLTTRVWLDSWLPKTQTGRILSPQVVGQEHMLVSELIREDGGGWNVELMESLLLPFECERVKNVRLSTNRPEDVWFWMGEKDGCFTVRSAYRHLVGDAHDMEVGGVSEWEREKWLWKRLWNIPVWPRVKLFFWQLCNEALATRANIASRVRGESSFCSLCNYFNESSLHLFRDCAVAKRAWIGLGVGVEREDGGGIRDWVEAVWGELGGREHAMFMIGCWAIWEHRNKVVFDDQEVNPLVVIRRAKDVMEETEGGGALLGRKGCGRRREESEKGGKAWNAPPEGFVKINVDAGVKEGDGTGLGVVCRDERGRVQWGMSEVRDQVLDPHVAEALAVYEGLQEARRRGLQHIVVESDCLMVVEALRKKTKGRSDFSLIVDDVLALCHFFTSVSWSFTSRLNNSVAHILAHCQPRVVGRVCWSDVLPEKANDAVLFDLSLI; translated from the coding sequence ATGTGGGTCGGGAATGAGGAGTGCGAGGAGGCAGTGGAGAGGGGGATAGCACGAGGTAGGGGTTCGTTGGTACGGGTTCTGGGAGAATGTGCAGCTGAGCTTCGTCGTTGGAAGGGGACGAGCATTTCACAGATAGGGCGTGGTATTGGAAACAAGCAGCGGCTTTTGAATACCCTTAATGCAGCGGAGAGAACGGAGGCTAATGTCCAGAAACGCCGTAAACTGATAGCCGAGTTAGCCAATTTGAGAAAGCAAGAGGAACAGTACTGGAGGCAAAGGTCGAGAACTTTGTGGTTGAAGGACGGGGATAAAAATACCAAATTCTTTCATTTACGAGCAGGTGAGCGCAAACAAAAGAATTATATTGCAAAGCTTGTTGACGACGAGGGTGTTATTCGTACTGGCGATGAGGAGGTGGCGCGTGTGGCTAATGGGTATTTTCAAAATTTGTTCCTGACTTCTAATCCAGTGGTGCCGCCTGATTTACTTGCTGGGGTGGAGAGTAGAGTTTCTGATGAGATGAATAGAGGCTTGCGACGTGAATATCAGGAGGAGGAAAATTTAGAAGCGCTTTCTCAGATGCACCCTCTGAAAGCTCCAGGTCCTGACGGGATGAATGGTCTTTTTTATCAAACTTATTGGGGACATCTAGGCACGGAGGTGATCAGTACGGTCCTGGCTATTCTGAGAGGCGAATTATCACCTAGGGCGCTCAATAAAACGAACATAGTGCTGATTCCGAAGAAGAAAGCTCCAGATAAAATCCGCGATTTTAGACCGATCAGCTTATGTAACGTTGCCTACAAACTGGTCTCAAAAGTGCTGGCTAATAGGCTGAAAGAATTCCTTGGGGAGATAGTGTCGGAGAATCAGAGTGCCTTTACTCCGGGCCGGGCCATTTCAGACAATGTTATGATTGCGTTCGAAATTTTTCACCATATGAAGAATTCGCAAAGCAAGGAGGGATACATGGCTCTTAAGCTCGATATGGCGAAAGCGTATGACAGAGTGGAATGGGTTTTCTTGGAGAGGGTCCTTAATGCGATTGGGTTTGATAGGGCTTGGATATCACGGGTGATGGAATGCGTGACCACGGTTTCTTTCTCGGTTTTAATTAATGGGCATCCTTCATCCGAATTCAGACCGTCTCGTGGTTTGCGACAGGGTGATCCTCTGTCACcgtatttatttattctttgcgCTGAAGTGTTATCCAGTCAAATGCGGAGGGCTGTTGAGACGGGATGTTTGCATGGGGTTCGGATTACAAACTTTGCGCCAGCTGTGTCTCATTTGCTGTTTGCAGACGATAGTATATTTTTTGCGAGGGCTAATATTGGTGAAGCTGATAAAATTAATGATATTTTACACCGATATGAGGATGCTTCGGGACAGCTGGTGAGCTTGGATAAGACGACTGTATCTTTTAGCAAGGGGGTGCCGATACAGAAGCGTAGTAATCTGGCGACGAGATTGGGTGTTGCGGAAGTGGCTGAGCAAACACGGTACTTAGGCCTTCCCACGGTGGTGGGCCGGTCTAAAAAGGCCCTTACTGATATTCTGAGAGATAAGCTGAGCAAAAGACTGAATGGGTGGCGTGGAAAAATGTTGTCTAGGGCTGGTAGGGAGGTCCTTATAAAGGCTGTGGCCAATTCACTCCATACCTATGTGATGAGCATCTTTAAAATTCCTGCGCAATTCTGTGTCGAGCTTAGATCACTTATTTCCCGGTTTTGGTGGGGTCATGAGGAGGGAAAGAGAGGTATTAGCTGGGTGTCTTGGAAGCGTTTGTGTCAGCCTAAGAGTATTGGAGGAATGGGGTTTCGTGATTTTCACATGTTCAATTTGGCGTTGATAGGCAAGCAAGTGTGGAGGCTTGTAACGGAACCAGACAGCTTATGGGCGAGGATTATGAGTGCGAAGTATTACCCGGGGGGAGATGTGATGTCTGCGTGTCTCGGTTCCAATCCTAGCTACACGTGGAGAGGGATTGTGGAGGCTAGGAACGCTCTTGGTAATGGATGGAGGAGGAGGATTGGTAATGGATTGACGACGCGGGTTTGGCTCGATTCGTGGCTGCCTAAGACTCAGACAGGTAGGATTCTATCACCGCAGGTCGTGGGACAGGAGCACATGTTGGTCTCGGAGCTGATTAGGGAGGATGGCGGGGGCTGGAATGTGGAGTTAATGGAGTCGTTGCTGCTGCCTTTTGAGTGTGAGCGGGTTAAAAACGTGCGCCTTAGCACGAATAGGCCAGAGGACGTTTGGTTTTGGATGGGTGAGAAGGACGGTTGTTTCACGGTTAGGTCGGCTTATAGACATCTTGTTGGGGATGCTCATGATATGGAAGTGGGGGGAGTGTCGGAATGGGAGAGAGAAAAATGGTTATGGAAGCGGCTTTGGAACATCCCGGTATGGCCCCGAGTAAAACTCTTCTTTTGGCAACTGTGCAACGAGGCCTTAGCGACAAGGGCAAATATTGCTTCTCGAGTTCGAGGTGAGTCTTCTTTTTGTTCTTTATGCAATTATTTTAATGAATCGAGCTTACACTTGTTTCGTGATTGTGCTGTGGCGAAGCGTGCTTGGATTGGTCTAGGGGTGGGGGTTGAAAGGGAGGATGGAGGAGGAATTCGGGATTGGGTGGAGGCGGTTTGGGGAGAGCTCGGTGGCAGGGAGCACGCTATGTTCATGATCGGGTGTTGGGCGATATGGGAACACCGTAACAAAGTTGTTTTCGATGACCAAGAAGTGAATCCTTTAGTGGTTATTCGAAGGGCTAAGGATGTGATGGAGGAGACGGAAGGGGGAGGGGCTTTGCTGGGACGTAAGGGCTGTGGGAGAAGAAGAGAAGAGAGTGAGAAGGGAGGAAAAGCATGGAACGCACCGCCAGAGGGCTTTGTCAAAATTAATGTTGATGCCGGGGTAAAGGAGGGTGATGGTACGGGGTTAGGGGTGGTTTGCCGTGATGAACGAGGTCGGGTACAGTGGGGTATGTCGGAGGTGCGAGATCAAGTCTTAGACCCACATGTAGCTGAAGCTTTGGCGGTCTATGAGGGACTCCAGGAGGCGAGACGAAGGGGCCTTCAACATATCGTCGTCGAAAGCGATTGTCTAATGGTCGTGGAAGCATTGAGGAAGAAAACGAAGGGTCGAAGTGATTTCTCCCTTATCGTTGATGATGTTTTAGCTTTGTGTCATTTCtttacttctgttagttggtctTTTACTAGTCGTTTGAACAATAGTGTCGCGCATATTTTAGCTCATTGTCAGCCTAGAGTAGTTGGTAGAGTTTGTTGGTCAGATGTTTTGCCTGAAAAGGCGAACGATGCTGTTTTGTTCGATTTAAGTTTAATATAG
- the LOC141597212 gene encoding RAF-like serine/threonine-protein kinase 24, whose protein sequence is MIDVMNCTRSSNDDSGSSSGNLTDLNSNNNAVNDEMNPRVKFLCSFGGSILPRPQDGKLRYVGGETRIVSVPREVGCDELMRRMRELYDGVSILKYQQPDEDLDALVSVVNDDDVTNMMEEYDKLGPGDGFTRLRIFLFSHPEQDMSPHFIDGDERDTERRYVDALNSVSDSPEYRRRGVGDSPVLTPVDEVQIADQLFKSMNLDGSVHNLRNYEMDMHPYNLRQLAVPTLGSGQLQGYVAQQRYNEEGQWSPAYYSPRYGGGPHDARPLTENPSPPTSARYRGGLPEGQDKLMMDRFPEESSHLHVNSQIPFDQQNQYPDNVVWLPAGGVPLDRGGFPGNILNGPSAVDGSNVCGHCKMGLTFQRNPSSSDFHWKPEDQSHPEQPNMGNGFPQVSNPCVECLPRREAALLNTDPKLHHSVYSREQVDPHLHYNETQFPDRGWMLQNQVRMDEQRAPISGVGRLADHYSFNGTGTNTHVGQTNVPEGNLAPTSYAHHDDPRYIRAGVDAGPHVHIPLEDPSLRISNMPNSYGVNTAQQVLHSNPSAQGMWRNAPTPVHVPPPVYDSYNIQQRTGLPSPAPPRNNYEDNPSLFVGGDHSPWVESFHRILGGNESSAQEYSHVNIQNSSPGAPYNDIQKTFTQDQLRNPPSMLNVPSPLEARRSSGLPSILLNDNLLPSHGMGYTPVQRDNTGNIEARFDEISVHCEASETTHLRDTEQSDLPGVSPAENKNVAEKSSDAAAFGSSSIKADKEAMNSIRPGVTNANPLAENEELSFLPELIASAKRTKMESVEMVKARAHEDNSCVILQDQPTKLANVDEIETQGVDGHSEGGSGDENVDASMIEPTRAEEEAIARGLQTIKSADLEEIRELGTGTYGSVYYGKWKGSDVAIKRIKASCFVARPSERERLIADFWKEALLLSSLHHPNVVSFYGIVRDGPDGSLATVTEFMVNGSLKQYLQKKDRTIDRRKRLIIAMDVAFGMEYLHGKNIVHFDLKCENLLVNMRDPHRPVCKIGDMGLSKVKQQTLVSGGVRGTLPWMAPELLSGKSNMVTEKIDVYSFGVVMWEVLTGEEPYKEMHCASIIGGIVNNALRPQIPTWCDPEWKSLMESCWASDPNERPSFPEISQKLRGMAAAMNIK, encoded by the exons atgaTCGATGTGATGAATTGTACTCGTAGTAGTAATGATGatagtggtagtagtagtggtaatttgacggatttgaaTTCCAATAATAATGCGGTTAATGATGAGATGAACCCTAGGGTTaagtttttgtgtagttttgggGGAAGTATATTACCGCGGCCGCAAGACGGTAAACTTAGGTATGTAGGTGGTGAGACTCGTATTGTGAGTGTTCCACGTGAGGTAGGGTGTGATGAGTTGATGAGGAGGATGAGGGAATTGTATGACGGTGTGTCGATTTTGAAGTATCAGCAACCCGATGAGGATTTGGATGCGCTTGTTTCTGTTGTGAATGACGATGATGTGACTAATATGATGGAGGAGTATGATAAGTTGGGCCCTGGGGATGGGTTTACCAGGCTTAGGATATTCTTGTTTTCGCATCCTGAGCAGGATATGTCGCCTCATTTTATCGATGGGGATGAGAGGGATACGGAGAGGAGGTATGTGGATGCTTTGAATAGTGTTAGTGATTCTCCGGAGTATAGGAGGCGAGGGGTTGGTGATTCTCCGGTTTTGACACCGGTTGATGAGGTTCAGATTGCGGATCAGTTGTTTAAATCGATGAATCTTGATGGTAGTGTTCATAATTTGAGGAATTATGAGATGGATATGCATCCGTATAATTTGAGGCAGCTCGCTGTTCCTACTTTGGGGTCAGGTCAACTTCAGGGATATGTTGCACAGCAACGGTATAATGAGGAAGGCCAGTGGAGTCCTGCATACTATTCCCCGAGATATGGAGGTGGGCCTCATGATGCACGCCCGTTGACAGAAAATCCATCACCGCCTACCTCTGCTCGTTATCGCGGGGGACTGCCAGAGGGGCAGGATAAGTTAATGATGGATAGGTTTCCTGAGGAATCTAGTCATTTGCACGTGAATAGTCAAATCCCATTTGATCAGCAAAATCAATACCCCGATAATGTGGTTTGGTTGCCGGCTGGTGGTGTGCCGCTTGACAGGGGTGGATTTCCTGGCAACATACTTAACGGACCAAGTGCTGTTGATGGTTCAAATGTATGTGGGCATTGCAAGATGGGTTTGACTTTCCAAAGGAACCCATCGTCCTCCGACTTTCACTGGAAGCCTGAAGACCAGTCTCACCCAGAACAACCTAACATGGGAAATGGGTTCCCTCAGGTTTCAAATCCTTGTGTTGAATGTCTTCCTAGAAGGGAAGCTGCTTTGCTAAACACAGACCCAAAATTACATCATAGTGTTTACAGCAGAGAGCAGGTTGATCCTCATCTGCATTACAATGAAACCCAATTTCCGGACAGAGGGTGGATGTTACAAAATCAGGTACGGATGGATGAGCAGAGAGCACCAATTTCTGGAGTTGGAaggttagctgatcattactCCTTTAATGGCACTGGAACAAATACACATGTTGGGCAGACGAATGTACCTGAGGGGAATCTTGCGCCCACTAGTTATGCACACCATGACGATCCACGCTACATTCGAGCAGGTGTTGATGCTGGGCCCCATGTTCATATCCCGTTGGAGGACCCAAGTCTGCGCATTTCAAATATGCCAAATTCTTATGGAGTAAATACAGCTCAGCAAGTATTACACAGCAATCCCTCTGCACAGGGTATGTGGAGAAATGCCCCTACCCCAGTGCATGTACCACCTCCTGTATATGACTCATATAACATTCAGCAAAGAACCGGTTTGCCCAGCCCAGCTCCTCCTCGGAACAATTATGAGGATAATCCTAGCTTATTTGTTGGGGGTGATCATAGTCCTTGGGTCGAATCCTTTCACAGGATATTGGGAGGTAATGAATCTAGTGCGCAGGAATATTCCCACGTCAATATTCAGAATTCGAGTCCTGGTGCTCCTTATAATGATATTCAGAAGACATTTACTCAAGATCAATTACGAAACCCACCTAGTATGTTGAATGTTCCTTCTCCGCTGGAAGCAAGGAGATCATCAGGGTTACCTTCAATTTTGTTAAATGACAATTTACTGCCTTCTCATGGTATGGGTTACACTCCAGTACAAAGAGATAACACTGGTAACATTGAGGCCAGATTTGACGAAATAAGCGTTCATTGTGAAGCAAGTGAAACAACTCACCTGAGAGATACTGAGCAGTCAGATCTACCTGGCGTTTCCCCGGCTGAGAATAAAAATGTTGCTGAAAAGAGTTCTGATGCGGCAGCATTTGGATCCTCTAGCATAAAGGCTGATAAGGAGGCCATGAATAGCATTCGTCCAGGAGTTACCAACGCTAATCCTCTGGCAGAAAATGAAGAGTTGAGTTTCTTACCCGAGTTAATTGCTTCTGCCAAGAGAACAAAGATGGAGAGTGTTGAAATGGTGAAAGCCAGAGCTCATGAAGACAACAGTTGTGTTATCTTGCAAGACCAACCAACGAAGCTGGCTAATGTTGATGAAATAGAAACACAG GGTGTTGATGGGCACTCTGAGGGTGGATCTGGTGATGAAAATGTTGATGCCTCTATGATTGAGCCCACGAGGGCTGAAGAAGAAGCCATTGCCAGAGGACTTCAG ACCATTAAGAGTGCTGATCTTGAGGAGATTCGGGAGCTTGGCACTGGTACTTATGGCTCTGTTTATTATGGAAAGTGGAAAGGTTCTGACGTGGCTATAAAAAGAATAAAAGCTAGCTGCTTTGTTGCACGGCCTTCTGAAAGGGAACGCCTG ATTGCCGACTTCTGGAAGGAGGCTCTTCTATTGAGTTCACTACATCATCCAAATGTTGTATCTTTCTATGGTATTGTACGGGATGGTCCTGATGGCTCCTTAGCTACAGTCACTGAATTCATGGTTAATGGATCATTGAAACAGTACTTGCAAAAGAAAGACAG AACAATCGATCGCCGTAAGAGACTCATAATAGCAATGGACGTAGCGTTTGGAATGGAGTATTTGCATGGGAAGAACATAGTACACTTCGATTTGAAGTGTGAAAATCTTCTAGTCAACATGAGGGATCCACATAGACCAGTGTGTAAG ATTGGTGATATGGGCTTGTCAAAGGTGAAGCAGCAGACTTTGGTGTCCGGTGGTGTTCGTGGGACTTTACCCTGGATGGCCCCTGAGTTACTTAGTGGAAAGAGCAACATGGTGACAGAGAAG ATCGATGTTTACTCATTTGGAGTTGTAATGTGGGAGGTGCTTACTGGGGAGGAACCGTACAAAGAGATGCATTGTGCTTCTATCATTG GTGGTATAGTAAATAACGCATTACGTCCCCAAATTCCAACATGGTGTGATCCTGAATGGAAGTCTTTGATGGAAAGCTGTTGGGCATCTGACCCAAATGAGAGGCCATCATTTCCTGAGATCTCTCAGAAGTTGAGGGGTATGGCAGCTGCAATGAACATTAAATGA